One Denticeps clupeoides chromosome 3, fDenClu1.1, whole genome shotgun sequence DNA window includes the following coding sequences:
- the myo1hb gene encoding unconventional myosin-Ih isoform X4, with product MNSKSLEERCSRILREMECSLTARDRVGLQDFVLLDAYTSETAFLDNLRKRFHENLIYTYIGTLLVSVNPYKELGIYTKKQMDVYMGVNFFELPPHIFALADNVYRTMISETNNHFILISGESGAGKTEASKKILQFYAVSCPSTRLLDNVRDRLLLSNPVLEAFGNAKTLKNDNSSRFGKYMDIQFDHRGAAVGGHILSYLLEKSRVVHQNHGERNFHVFYQLVEGGEDDLLRWLGLQRSCQNYRCLVKGDCAKVTSINDKNDWKTVRKALSIIEFSESDIEHLFAIIASVLHLGNVQFDANIRGYASLSNSNELHWLSKLLGIQTHVLQEGLTHRKIEAKAEEVLSPFTTEHAIYARDALAKAIYGRTFNWLVNKINESLANKDSSRKTVIGLLDIYGFEVFHVNSFEQFCINYCNEKLQQLFIQLTLKSEQEEYEMEGIEWEPVPYFNNKIICDLVEEKHRGIISVLDEECLRPGEATDLTFLEKLEETLNGHPHFVTHKLADQKTRKTLERGDFRLLHYAGEVTYSVKGFLDKNNDLLYRNIKDVMRQSQNNIIKLCFPKTEPDTKRRPETVATQFKSSLAGLTDILMSKEPWYVRCVKPNSGKQPATRIQAKYKGYRVKGDFLKQKEAATRIETCWRGLMARKEKEKRAWAVKVIKKFIKGFMTRNQPACMDNSEYLAFVRQNYLTRLKDNLPKSILQRNAWLTAPPIMQEASRLLQKMYIRLMVRQYIRGISAQRKAQLQLKATASSLFRGRKENYPFSVARPFADTRISEQDINIKVLQTICQEGVKYSVPVIKYDRNGFRPRFRQLIFTQVAAYLVEEGKVKQRMEFSSLRGVSVSNLSDNFLILHIACDDVKQKGDLVLQCDYLFEALTRLSVVTNNKNLVKIVQGSVRFDIQPGREGFVDFKSGSESMVYRAKNGHLMVESTRTKTR from the exons AGTTTGGAGGAGCGTTGCAGTCGGATCCTGCGGGAAATGGAGTGCTCCTTGACAGCCCGTGACCGTGTGGGCCTTCAGGACTTTGTGCTCCTGGATGCTTACACCAGCGAGACGGCCTTTCTGGACAACCTGAGGAAACGCTTTCATGAGAACCTTATTTAT ACCTACATTGGGACCCTCCTGGTGTCGGTGAACCCGTATAAAGAACTGGGGATCTACACTAAGAAGCAGATGGATGTTTACATGGGAGTCAACTTTTTTGAACTGCCGCCAcacat CTTTGCATTAGCAGACAATGTTTACCGGACCATGATCTCTGAGACCAACAACCACTTCATTCTGATCTCGGGGGAGAGCGGTGCAGGCAAAACCGAAGCCTCCAAAAAGATCTTGCAGTTCTACGCTGTCAGCTGTCCCAGCACTCGGCTCCTGGACAATGTTCGAGATCGGCTGCTGCTGTCCAACCCTGTTCTGGAG GCTTTTGGCAATGCAAAAACATTGAAGAATGACAACTCAAGCCGATTTGGAAAATATATGGACATCCAGTTTGATCATCGG GGGGCAGCAGTCGGCGGCCATATTCTCAGCTATTTGCTGGAAAAGTCCAGGGTGGTGCACCAAAACCACGGGGAGAGAAACTTTCACGTCTTTTACCAGCTGGTGGAAGGTGGGGAGGACGACCTGCTTCGCTGGCTGGGGTTGCAACGGAGCTGTCAGAATTACAGATGCCTTGTGAAG GGTGATTGTGCCAAGGTGACCTCCATCAATGACAAGAATGACTGGAAGACGGTGAGAAAAGCCCTATCCATCATTGAATTCAGTGAGAGCGACATAGAG CATCTGTTTGCAATCATCGCCAGCGTCCTCCACCTTGGAAACGTCCAGTTTGACGCCAACATCCGAGGATACGCCAGCCTATCCAACAGCAATGAGCTGCACTGGCTGTCAAAA CTTCTGGGGATCCAAACACATGTTCTTCAGGAGGGTTTGACCCATCGTAAAATTGAAGCCAAAGCTGAGGAG GTTCTCAGCCCTTTCACCACAGAACATGCTATATATGCCAGAGACGCTTTAGCCAAAGCCATCTATGGCCGCACATTCAACTGGCTCGTCAACAAGATCAACGAGTCTTTGGCAAACAAG GACTCAAGTAGGAAGACTGTGATTGGCTTGCTGGACATTTATGGGTTTGAGGTTTTCCATGTGAACAG TTTTGAGCAGTTCTGCATAAACTACTGCAACGAGAAGCTGCAGCAGCTCTTCATCCAACTCACGCTGAAGTCAGAGCAGGAGGAGTACGAGATGGAGGGGATTGAA TGGGAACCAGTGCCATACTTCAACAACAAGATCATCTGTGACTTGGTGGAGGAGAAACACAGGGGCATCATTTCTGTTCTG GATGAGGAATGTCTGCGCCCAGGAGAAGCCACCGACCTGACATTTCTGGAAAAGCTGGAGGAGACTCTGAATGGCCACCCGCACTTTGTTAC ACACAAGCTGGCTGACCAAAAAACTAGGAAGACTCTTGAGCGAGGAGACTTCCGACTGCTCCACTATGCCGGCGAGGTCACTTACAGTGTTAAAG GGTTTCTGGATAAAAATAACGATCTGCTCTACAGGAACATTAAAGAC GTGATGCGCCAGTCCCAGAACAACATAATCAAGCTCTGCTTCCCTAAAACGGAGCCAGACACCAAACGGAGACCTGAGACG GTAGCCACCCAATTTAAAAGTAGCCTGGCAGGCCTGACGGACATCCTGATGTCAAAGGAGCCATGGTATGTCCGGTGCGTGAAACCTAATAGCGGCAAGCAGCCAG CAACAAGGATCCAGGCAAAATATAAAGGATACAGGGTGAAAGGGGACTTTCTCAAGCAAAAAGAAGCCG CTACAAGAATTGAAACCTGCTGGCGAGGTCTGATGGCTCGAAAGGAAAAGGAGAAGCGAGCCTGGGCTGTAAAAGTCATCAAGAA gttcATCAAAGGCTTCATGACCAGAAATCAGCCAGCTTGCATGGATAACTCTGAATATCTGGCCTTTGTGCGGCAAAACTACCTCACGCGGCTCAAAGACAACCTGCCCAAAAGCATTTTGCAGAGGAATGCCTGGCTCACTGCACCACCCATTATGCAAGAG GCCTCTCGGCTCCTGCAGAAAATGTACATCCGTCTAATGGTGCGACAGTACATAAGAGGCATCTCGGCACAGAGAAAGGCACAG CTTCAGCTGAAGGCAACGGCCAGCAGCCTATTCAGGGGGCGGAAGGAGAACTACCCCTTCAGTGTGGCTCGACCATTTGCTGATACCAGGATAA GCGAGCAAGACATCAACATCAAAGTGCTGCAGACAATATGCCAGGAGGGTGTGAAG TACAGTGTCCCTGTCATCAAGTACGACAGGAACGGCTTCAGACCCCGCTTCAGGCAGCTGATCTTCACCCAGGTTGCTGCTTACCTGGTGGAGGAGGGCAAAGTCAAGCAGCGCATGGAATTCAGCTCCCTGAGAG GTGTGTCTGTGAGCAACCTAAGCGACAACTTCCTGATACTTCACATCGCGTGTGATGATGTAAAGCAGAAG GGTGACCTGGTTCTGCAATGTGATTACTTGTTTGAGGCGCTGACCAGACTGTCTGTGGTCACGAACAATAAAAACCTGGTGAAGATTGTACAGGGAAG CGTACGATTTGATATCCAGCCTGGACGAGAGGGGTTTGTCGACTTCAAAAGCGGATCTGAATCAATGGTTTACAGGGCCAAGAATGGACATCTGATGGTG GAATCGACCCGGACAAAGACTCGGTGA